From a single Apium graveolens cultivar Ventura chromosome 2, ASM990537v1, whole genome shotgun sequence genomic region:
- the LOC141708226 gene encoding uncharacterized protein LOC141708226 isoform X2: protein MSSSDQVPFKKRRFLYNSAAGSTEVENATNDGALDKSIPQKTDRLHWDLNLMMDDWKEPNAESLTNDGTQNGKPTIGEPACYVDSLKDESSKDLQKYSGKDPKLTSEDLSSGCRDSNFSGNNMGHVISVECMSNLQSGYDSPIEDGELREPDTYVWKNSKVDCLETGQRDNEKVGADYIDAFENNYKNRNQLWNHQDDANAKEEDSELNDNGSQTREFGAGKYRKKLSSHDESPYNGPIQRTNFPFRQRQR from the exons ATGAGTTCTTCTGATCAG GTACCATTCAAAAAGAGGAGATTCTTGTACAATTCTGCAGCTGGTTCTACTGAGGTAGAAAATG CAACAAATGATGGAGCATTAGACAAGTCGATCCCTCAAAAAACTGATAGGTTACACTGGGATCTTAACCTTATGATGGATGACTGGAAAGAACCAAATGCAGAATCTTTAACTAATGATGGAACACAGAATGGCAAACCAACTATAGGCGAACCTGCATGCTATGTAGATAGTCTGAAAGATGAAAGCAGTAAAGATCTTCAAAAATATTCAGGGAAGGACCCTAAGCTAACTTCTGAAGATCTTTCATCTGGTTGCAGGGACTCGAATTTTTCTGGGAACAATATGGGTCATGTGATTAGTGTTGAATGCATGAGCAACCTACAATCAGGTTATGATTCTCCCATTGAAGATGGGGAACTAAGAGAGCCTGATACATATGTCTGGAAGAATAGTAAAGTCGACTGCTTAGAAACTGGACAACGGGACAATGAAAAGGTTGGTGCAGATTATATTGATGCTTTTGAAAACAATTACAAGAACAGAAATCAGTTATGGAATCATCAGGATGATGCCAATGCAAAAGAAGAAGATAGCGAGCTTAATGACAACGGTTCACAAACAAGGGAATTCGGAGCAGGGAAATACAGAAAAAAGCTATCATCACATGATGAATCTCCATATAATGGTCCCATACAGAGAACTAATTTTCCATTTAGGCAGCGCCAAAGGTAA
- the LOC141708226 gene encoding uncharacterized protein LOC141708226 isoform X1, translated as MSSSDQSMYRNLIANPMQVPFKKRRFLYNSAAGSTEVENATNDGALDKSIPQKTDRLHWDLNLMMDDWKEPNAESLTNDGTQNGKPTIGEPACYVDSLKDESSKDLQKYSGKDPKLTSEDLSSGCRDSNFSGNNMGHVISVECMSNLQSGYDSPIEDGELREPDTYVWKNSKVDCLETGQRDNEKVGADYIDAFENNYKNRNQLWNHQDDANAKEEDSELNDNGSQTREFGAGKYRKKLSSHDESPYNGPIQRTNFPFRQRQR; from the exons ATGAGTTCTTCTGATCAG AGTATGTATAGGAATCTAATTGCCAATCCAATGCAGGTACCATTCAAAAAGAGGAGATTCTTGTACAATTCTGCAGCTGGTTCTACTGAGGTAGAAAATG CAACAAATGATGGAGCATTAGACAAGTCGATCCCTCAAAAAACTGATAGGTTACACTGGGATCTTAACCTTATGATGGATGACTGGAAAGAACCAAATGCAGAATCTTTAACTAATGATGGAACACAGAATGGCAAACCAACTATAGGCGAACCTGCATGCTATGTAGATAGTCTGAAAGATGAAAGCAGTAAAGATCTTCAAAAATATTCAGGGAAGGACCCTAAGCTAACTTCTGAAGATCTTTCATCTGGTTGCAGGGACTCGAATTTTTCTGGGAACAATATGGGTCATGTGATTAGTGTTGAATGCATGAGCAACCTACAATCAGGTTATGATTCTCCCATTGAAGATGGGGAACTAAGAGAGCCTGATACATATGTCTGGAAGAATAGTAAAGTCGACTGCTTAGAAACTGGACAACGGGACAATGAAAAGGTTGGTGCAGATTATATTGATGCTTTTGAAAACAATTACAAGAACAGAAATCAGTTATGGAATCATCAGGATGATGCCAATGCAAAAGAAGAAGATAGCGAGCTTAATGACAACGGTTCACAAACAAGGGAATTCGGAGCAGGGAAATACAGAAAAAAGCTATCATCACATGATGAATCTCCATATAATGGTCCCATACAGAGAACTAATTTTCCATTTAGGCAGCGCCAAAGGTAA
- the LOC141708225 gene encoding uncharacterized protein LOC141708225, giving the protein MSVSGNEEMTNYYATIPIKKRKFPMFQYSPPPPDEQSSLPVEGVQNCLVDDKSSSICQESSVLSADIETVPNEDKKSVLETKREIPTNTNVKLVGVSQESSVLSADIGTGPNKDKKSVSETKREIPTNMNVNLVGANQESSVLSADIGTGLYEEKKSVSETEREIPTNTNVNLVGANADLFNGKANAPTFHFDSLYTINREENVLLSRDPKTVGVVKVDLPPNEAPATLVIKKEVDNIMDYSCTTELLRMPETVQMFLGTRELIVSMPMLGLNGSDLKQNLDKSYNTSLGLSINQDKCLEECKSSDVKSQVSSPFVQTDRLKWDLNTTMDDWEGPGADGDAPEPVFSRETKMGDINCTEPLISSSGVLGDISDAGQQFHGETDTICVPFLQTSGQNISDNSLQPGLSTLLISNSKVEPLASSLGTLNSCGVPVHSDTAEVLVSVENSSSAGNDAMKSEPYFENIKLDSPGNKCKSMGLPELVNKELLQRCSLKAGDLVTGKPDDVIEPRSIKSEPVLGIQGADVIPCMSVEKVVQLPVNVSSTSPSGLLTCPVPLKSGVATGQFEISIRKEVPLGTKTTQETSNMVEHVTENMDFSSHGNEKNEPRADEDMQYSNGPECAKSYRPLDFGGDIISDKKVKNVSADVLEEDFIEFDCKAENKNNIAVHTYLIGRHDISKDNKHGDCEHTAADVLTQNRKEEEIILNDYDGKLSSAFSHDDGNTDGIPYWSDGYVEDQGETSDDHIKECVDSIQQSGQITSRGIYLQGDQFIDRDSSFQDSSTIEESEAIKMAINVTQNRLYDLPMSDVQMGYDTKELSNERINGDQENKTNVSQMKDVKLKGIKKLEEVDPTLLKPDSSITVNDAATASNSGGNQSRIITLPQGSNLMSPCTPRFVTDRSLISTRRERYADEDETIFLQRNRVENYADGPRRFERGRFQSQPYRISRVGQIRGRGRGRGFRQRDEWDFDHNSSADIFDGPPNYRVPRHKHASTGGNALVEDDSYHINQSRGLGMGRGGIRPNRDVLPSFGHPSSRRFSTRVGDVTRTRGIQMVRRYPGNAFSSRCTDENEFRHDEKFTRDFSEDHTGPIFNSSRPTYQRFDNRFARGNRNLSNIPRRGLPRARSKSPVRYEGHQNGSWSSPERGSPDGRRLSRRCGSPYVARTSHDFLDVEPERIDQPRSANPDLRSPSNRIVPRNNRTLDIVDTRERTDSDEFGGPIHSGRYQDLSANRKGDERRKGGDRCGNISSFCPPYNADGGNLQFNSDERPRPVRFCTEDGSEFNERGNVRKRDFERRIKNRPGIAQSIMRNLEEGTNYRENKQVWHDDAFDDTSRMKRRY; this is encoded by the exons ATGTCTGTTTCGGGGAATGAAGAG ATGACTAACTATTATGCGACTATACCTATCAAGAAAAGGAAGTTTCCGATGTTTCAATATTCTCCACCCCCGCCGGATGAACAATCTTCGCTTCCTGTCGAAGGTGTTCAAAATTGTTTAGTAGACGATAAAAGTTCTAGCATTTGTCAGGAGTCATCTGTTTTGAGTGCTGATATTGAAACAGTCCCCAATGAGGATAAGAAGTCGGTGTTGGAAACTAAAAGGGAAATTCCCACCAATACGAACGTTAAGTTGGTTGGAGTGAGTCAGGAGTCATCTGTTTTGAGTGCTGATATTGGAACAGGCCCCAATAAGGATAAAAAGTCGGTGTCGGAAACTAAAAGGGAAATTCCCACCAATATGAACGTTAACTTGGTTGGAGCAAATCAGGAGTCATCTGTTTTGAGTGCGGATATTGGAACAGGCCTCTATGAGGAGAAAAAGTCGGTGTCAGAAACTGAAAGGGAAATTCCTACCAATACGAATGTTAACTTGGTTGGAGCAAATGCAGATCTTTTTAATGGTAAAGCTAATGCGCCTACATTTCACTTTGACTCTTTGTACACTATAAACAGAGAAGAGAATGTTTTACTATCCAGGGACCCGAAAACAGTAGGAGTTGTTAAGGTTGATTTGCCTCCTAATGAAGCCCCTGCCACACTTGTGATAAAAAAGGAAGTGGATAATATAATGGATTACAGTTGTACAACTGAACTTCTTAGGATGCCAGAGACTGTCCAAATGTTTTTAGGGACTAGAGAACTCATTGTTTCTATGCCAATGCTTGGTCTGAATGGTAGTGACTTAAAGCAGAACCTTGATAAATCATATAATACTTCATTAGGCTTGTCTATAAATCAGGATAAGTGCCTTGAGGAATGCAAAAGTAGTGATGTTAAGTCCCAAGTTTCCAGCCCCTTTGTTCAAACCGATAGGTTGAAATGGGATCTCAATACCACAATGGACGATTGGGAAGGTCCTGGTGCTGATGGGGATGCTCCAGAACCGGTGTTTAGTAGGGAAACAAAGATGGGTGATATTAATTGTACAGAACCTTTAATAAGCTCAAGTGGAGTACTTGGTGATATTTCTGATGCTGGGCAACAGTTTCATGGAGAAACTGACACCATTTGCGTGCCATTTTTACAGACTAGTGGGCAAAATATATCTGACAACTCCCTTCAACCAGGCTTGTCTACGTTACTGATTTCAAATTCTAAAGTAGAACCCTTAGCTTCTTCACTAGGTACATTAAATTCTTGCGGGGTCCCAGTCCACTCAGATACGGCTGAAGTTTTGGTTTCCGTTGAAAACTCTAGTTCTGCTGGTAATGACGCAATGAAATCTGAACCATATTTTGAAAACATCAAACTTGATTCTCCTGGGAATAAATGCAAATCCATGGGATTACCGGAATTAGTAAACAAGGAATTGCTACAGAGATGCAGTTTAAAAGCTGGCGATCTTGTAACTGGTAAACCTGATGACGTAATTGAACCTAGATCAATAAAATCTGAACCAGTTCTGGGTATTCAAGGAGCAGATGTAATACCATGCATGTCAGTTGAAAAGGTTGTTCAGCTTCCGGTTAATGTTTCTTCCACAAGTCCTTCAGGTTTACTAACTTGTCCAGTACCGTTGAAAAGTGGGGTTGCAACAGGTCAGTTTGAAATTTCTATCCGTAAAGAAGTGCCGTTGGGAACTAAAACAACTCAGGAAACCTCTAACATGGTTGAACATGTTACTGAAAATATGGATTTTTCGTCACATGGAAATGAGAAAAATGAACCAAGGGCAGATGAAGATATGCAATATTCCAATGGTCCAGAGTGTGCAAAGAGTTATCGTCCTCTCGATTTCGGCGGGGATATTATAAGCGATAAGAAAGTCAAAAATGTTTCAGCTGATGTGTTGGAAGAGGATTTTATTGAGTTCGATTGCAAGGCAGAGAATAAAAATAATATCGCTGTTCACACGTACTTAATTGGTAGACATGATATCAGTAAAGATAACAAGCATGGAGATTGTGAGCATACAGCAGCAGACGTGTTGACACAAAACAGGAAGGAAGAAGAAATTATCTTGAATGATTATGATGGTAAACTTTCATCAGCTTTTTCTCATGATGATGGCAACACTGATGGAATCCCTTATTGGAGTGATGGTTATGTTGAGGATCAGGGGGAAACTAGTGATGATCATATCAAAGAATGTGTAGATTCTATCCAACAAAGTGGGCAGATTACAAGTAGAGGTATTTATTTGCAGGGTGATCAGTTTATTGATAGAGACAGTTCTTTTCAGGATTCATCAACAATTGAGGAGTCTGAAGCCATCAAGATGGCAATAAATGTTACACAGAACAGATTATATGATCTTCCAATGAGTGATGTTCAAATGGGTTATGATACAAAAGAATTATCTAATGAGAGAATTAATGGAGATCAAGAGAATAAAACTAACGTCAGTCAGATGAAAGATGTAAAGTTGAAGGGAATAAAAAAGTTGGAGGAAGTGGATCCAACTTTATTAAAGCCAGATTCGTCTATTACTGTTAATGATGCTGCAACTGCGTCTAACAGTGGTGGTAATCAGAGCCGGATTATAACCTTGCCTCAAGGTTCTAATTTGATGTCCCCTTGTACGCCTAGATTTGTAACAGATAGATCATTGATATCAACAAGAAGGGAAAGATATGCTGATGAAGATGAGACAATATTTCTACAAAGAAATAG GGTTGAGAATTATGCTGATGGCCCACGTAGATTTGAAAGAGGCAGGTTTCAAAGTCAGCCATACAGAATTTCTAGAGTTGGTCAAATACGTGGAAGAGGAAGAGGGAGAGGTTTCAGGCAACGTGATGAATGGGATTTTGACCATAACTCTAGTGCTGACATTTTTGACGGCCCGCCTAATTATCGAGTTCCCAGACATAAACATGCATCTACTGGCGGTAATGCACTGGTTGAAGATGATAGTTATCATATCAATCAAAGCAGGGGTTTAGGCATGGGTAGGGGAGGAATCAGACCAAACAGAGATGTTTTACCTTCTTTCGGTCATCCATCATCGAGGAGGTTCTCTACTAGAGTTGGGGATGTTACTAGAACAAGGGGTATTCAAATGGTGCGAAGATATCCGGGGAATGCCTTCTCAAGTAGATGTACGGATGAAAATGAATTTAGGCATGATGAGAAGTTCACCAGGGACTTCTCTGAAGATCATACAGGACCCATCTTTAATTCTTCTCGGCCTACATATCAAAGATTTGATAATCGGTTTGCCCGAGGAAACAGAAATTTATCTAACATTCCGAGAAGGGGTCTTCCTCGAGCTAGATCAAAATCCCCAGTAAGATATGAAGGACATCAAAATGGTTCCTGGTCATCCCCTGAAAGAGGATCTCCTGATGGTCGTCGTCTTTCCAGAAGGTGTGGCTCTCCTTATGTGGCCCGGACTTCTCACGATTTCTTGGATGTAGAACCTGAAAGGATTGACCAGCCTAGGTCTGCTAACCCTGATTTGAGAAGCCCATCTAACCGGATTGTACCAAGAAATAATAGGACACTTGATATTGTAGATACTCGAGAAAGGACAGACAGTGATGAATTTGGTGGCCCAATTCATTCTGGTAGGTATCAAGACCTTAGTGCTAATAGAAAGGGTGATGAGAGAAGAAAGGGAGGTGATAGATGTGGTAACATTAGTTCTTTTTGTCCACCTTATAATGCTGATGGTGGAAATCTGCAGTTTAACTCAGACGAGAGACCCAGGCCTGTCAGGTTCTGTACTGAAGATGGTTCAGAGTTCAACGAAAGAGGTAACGTAAGGAAAAGGGACTTTGAAAGGAGGATTAAGAATAGACCTGGAATTGCACAAAGTATAATGAGAAACCTGGAGGAGGGAACAAATTACCGAGAAAATAAGCAGGTCTGGCATGATGATGCTTTTGACGATACCTCTAGAATGAAAAGAAGATATTAA